CTGCATTCAGCTTTCGTATTTTTGTCCTATGTTAAGCAGCAAACCTTGTGGTGCGGGCTTTCCGACGATATCTTCAACGCTCAATGACGGAGAGGCAGAGACGTTGGCCGGTGGACCCGGTCAGGCTCTCCGCGGGGTCGGCGGTGCTCAGCTGGCTCTGGCGAGCGCGGTGGTGGTCCAGCGGAGGGTCGGGCCGCCAGTGTAGGAGAAAGAGGCGTTTGGCGGCCGAGCGGTACTTGCGCGACATCAGGTTGTAGACCACCGGGTTGATAGAGGCGCTCAGGTAGCACAGCACCATGGAAGCCATGTTGAAGTTCTGGCTCAGGATGGCTGTGTCGTAGTTGTCCACCTGGGCAAACAGGTTGCGCCCGATGTGGTAGGGAAGCCAGCAGATGATGAAGGCCAAGACCACCACCACTAGGGGGCGCAAACACAGAAAATGCCACAGTATTAGGAGGTCTTGTTACCTAGTGGGCCCACTGAATCGATTTAATTGGTTTGTATTAcctcaactgaaatattttttgccACCCGGACATGTGAAACGATTTGTACAAGCTGCAAAGCTTCCTTGAAAGAGATTTACTGCCATGGGGCCGTTACGCGAGCAAAACGAGTGCCGGCAGATTAGACCAGAGTGAAAAGCGTCGTTAGTGCTGATTAATGATCATTCATCCGGGACGATCCAATTGGACGCCTCGTGGCCGATTGGGCGCCATGAATATTCTCACACGAGAGGATGACAACTTGAGAAGAACAAAACAATATTGGAAACGTATATAAATGCCGTCACGCTGCTTTTACAGAGAACAATTAGCGTGCACACGCACATCGTTCAGTGTGACAGGACAACACTAAGTGAAAGCAGGGAGACAAAGCTTGACAAATTACTTGTGGGGACCAACAAGAGCAAGCAACCCGCAACTTGGAACCCTATTTTGACACCCAAATTATTTGAATCCCTAATTTGGAATAATTGATGAACCAAAACCTTACCATGCCTGAGAGCCTAATTTGGAACTGAACTTGGTACCCGAACCCAAGCATAGGAATTTTCTCTTCCAATAGCTCAGACACAAAAAGTCTGTCCACTCACCAAGGATCTTGACGGTCTGCCTGTGCGAACGTTCTCTGGCGAGCGCGCCGGGCCCCCTCACGTCGGCCCGGCTCCTGCACAGCTTGAAGCCGATGGAGCCGTAGAGGAAGACGAGGCAGAACATGGGGCACAGGAAGTAGCCGGTGGACACCCACAGCATGATGTGCAGCCGGCCCGAATGGATGGCGGCGTCCGTGTGCTTGCACTGGCCGCCGCGTGTCCCCGTCACGTTGTCGTACTCCACGCCCACCAGGAAGAGGGTGGGCGTAGACGAGGCCAGGGCGAAGCCCCACAGGGCGGCGATGATGTAGTGGACGCGGCGTTTGGTCACTAAGACCTTGGTGCGAAGCGGGAAGCTGATGGCCAGGTAGCGCTCCACGCTCAAGGCGGCGATGTGCAAAATGGTGGCCGAGGTGCAGCCCTCGAAAATGTAGTGGTAGAGCAAGCACACGGCCTCGCCGAACAGCCACGGGACGTACTTCCACAGGCGGTAGAGGTCAAAGGGCAGGCACAGGAAGATGAGCAGGTCGGAGATGGCCATGCTGGACAGGTACAGGTTGGTGGTGGTTTTCATGTCCTTGAAGTGCTGGATGATGAGGATGGTCATGGTGTTGCCCGCCACGCCCACCACCAAGATGGCCACGCACATCACCGTCACGGGGATCAGCGTGGAGGTGGGGAACAGGGAGCCCTCGTAGTGATGGTCGTAGACGCCGCTTCCGCCGCCGGGAGGGTCGGCCGCCTCGGGAGACTGGAGCTCCATTTGGGGTCTGGTCCAGGGCATCGTCACTTCACTGATATGCTGgaagaaatatttcaaaaatagcATTCAACGCTCAGCAAGCAAAAAAGAATGAATCTGAATCAATCTGAAATATAAcacaaaataatcataataataataataaaatacaatcaaCAAATACTAGAACCATAAAGCAATTAAATAAAATGCTCTCATTCtagtatttaaaaatataaataaaaaatatatacacataaacaAATGTAATCATGAATACTATAAGCATCCAAATAAAAACCCAATCAataaatggattaaaaaaaatgctgatattcaaataattacaaaaaataaataataaaaggacAATTAATAATGACATATCGGAATAAAAGCATCCACTGTCCACAACATTAAGGAACATTACAACCTTAGCAAAACAGGACACTAGATTAGGTACATGTTCACACAAGATCCATCAGTGCCAGCAATTCCGCCTTTTCCAATCCAATTAATAACAAGAAATGCATGCTTTACCTGGAAAATGGAAGAGAGGATCTCCACCTGAGGGCCGGCGACAAACAACGATATGTGTGATCTGGCGACAAGAGCGAAGagcagctcctcctcctccctcgtcTCTTAATTGAATGATGACAATGGGAGGAAGTTAGCATGCACATGTGGGAGGGTACGATACTAAATCACCTTATTCGTCAGGCTTTTTCCTCACTACTTGACACGATTCAGAGCTCTAGATGAATAcggaataaatgctcaaatggTATTATCCTACTTTTGCATTGAATTGCGAAAGAATGGTGAAAACTGTAAAGACCAATATGTAATATCAGGGGCTGAATCTGTTTTTGTTCTTTAAATGAAGAGTGAAATGCTAAACACTATCTTTGAGATTAATTCTTGTCTAAATGAAGGTTTAGTTTCAAATCCTTGATTGCGCTCCGAACACTGGGGCCGACTTTTTCCAAGATGGCTGCAAACTTGAATTCCCTTTCCTGCAAAATGAGGGGGAAAAGTTAGCAGAAACCTTTGAAAACTGGatatttaaataaacaaaaaggccaTATTTAAGAATAATAAATCTTTTATTGTGCATGGATTTTTTTGTAGATATCATGGCTATACATATACACGTGAAATAGATTTCTATGATTCCATTCCATTTCCCCGCCCACATAATTAACATTTGGAAAGTGATATGTCTTGTTAGCTAAGTACGTATCGTATAACAAACCGCCATTTTTGGAATGCATGGTGAATATGAGGTATAACTGCAAAgattaaaatgacatttctcATTTTTGTGCATATCTGGCTTTGTTttggtcactttttttttttgtattcatctCTTCAAACTGAACAGGTCACATTTAAATAGCACACGTTGCTATCCGAAGATAAAGAGCGAGTGCGAGACAATGTTGGAGGACCAAATCAAGACATTATTTTTGCAAAGTACCGAGAGAATCTTATTTCTAAATTGTCATTTAAGGATTGAAGACAAGTCTGAAATGACTTGACTTCAACAAGTAGACAAAAGTCATGATAGTAATGTGACAGATGGCGTGCGCGTggcaaattgtttttctcttcaTTCTTATATTATCACATATGATATAAAAAatagatgtatatatatacttcACACGAAACCCTGGACGAgccaaaagtaaaaacaaaaacaaagccaacAAAACACGCACGTACTAATACGGTGTTTCTTCTCTTTACTGACGAAATAAACggtagcaaaaaaataaaaaaacaaagaaaaacaacatgaaATTAAGATTGAACCCCAATTAAGGCCTCTGAAACAACAgattttttatgattattttttgtcTCATATTTCTTACATTTGCTCAGTTGTTTCAGcgacaaagacttttttttaaaaagtgtatTTGTGGTGTAAAATACCGATCCGGACGCAGTCAGCCAACATTTATGTTTTACTCTTGttatattgcaaaaaaaaaaaaaaccctccccaccaaaaaacaaaacagagagaGACAAGATCTAGGAAACAACAAAAGGGAAGCGgacattatttttttgtgctgaACAAGATTTCCGGACTCAAGCAGCTGTTGTGTGATTGTAAAACCAAGctacatcatcatcgtcgtcatcatggGAGTAAAAAATTGTTGGATTTGTTAGGTTGCTTTACATTTTTCACTGACGTTTGAAGCCCATGCCATTTTTTGTCACCCTCCTCCACCACCGCCGCTGTACAAAAATAGGATTTCTCCGCTCACGTTTTTTGCATCCTTCAACATTCCCCACATGAAAGAAAAAGTGCTAAATGATGTTCCTACAGATTATTAtattgggggtggggggcttagTTATCCGTCCATTCATGTGGTTCTCAAGCTCTCACTGTGCAAACTCACCAGGCCAGCAGGCAGGTCCTGCAGatattatgcaaaaaaaaaaaaaaagttacaaaaaaatACCTTCATACTGGACACGACTGCAAATATAAATAAGGGTTATACACAAGAAGTACTGGCAAGAAGTCCGGGATATTTGGCTTTGGCGGGTGAAATGCCAGGATGAGCCTAAAGTGCACAACAGCGATtgtcagttcagttgtatttaactttaacGTTCACCACGTTGTTTCCAAACATTTCTTTGGGTGCAGTCTTGTTAAGGTCTGTCATGATGGTGATAATAGGagcataaagaagaaaaaaaaaaagtctgacaaCCACTGTTACTTTTACAGTTCAACTTAATTTCAGCTTTGGTCATTCCTGAATTCCCACTTGTTTAATTCAGTTTTACTTTTGAAAATTGACAACCGGTAAAATTTCCACTTGTACGACAGAAATTAGACTGTTGGATAGTTTAAAATGAATATAAGACCTCTAAGACCTGAAGAGTGTCAGCTACACTGAGATGTACTTCAGTACTGACAAGTTTGaaatttaaaacttcaattgaAGTAACTTGTAACGTTTTGGTGTATTTTACGTTCATCTCGTTATTTCACCCAACGGCCCTAATTTTTGGAGGAGTAATGTACATACTCTGAGAGGGGGTAGCAAAAGTAAGAGAAAGTGTCAAAGGagagaaagggggaaaaaaaacctaaaagaACTGAAGAAAAGAATAAAGCTGTAATAATCGTGGTGACCTGGCGGCAGCCGCTCATTTGATGACAAAGTACTGGATGACAAACGCGATGAGGATGGCGATGATGGCGAACACCATGAGCAGCAAGAAGGCGCACTGCTCGTCCGTCAGGCTGCGGCCGGCCCGGCCGGACGTCGAGGAGGAAGTGgacctggaggaggaggaggaagaagtgggggaGGATGCCGAGGCGAGGTTGTCGCCCCCCCGCTGCACGGCGAGCGTCACGGTGGGGCTGTAGGGCCCGCTcagctccagcgcgtcctggcaCTGGCGGATGGCGCACACGCGGAAGCGGTAGTCGTTGTTGGGGTGGAGGTGCTGCACCGTGAAGCAGGTGGCGCCACCTTTGTACGCCTGGCCGGAAAAACGACCAGTTAGCGCTTATTTGATCTCATCGGGCGCCGCGCTGACATTAGCCGAACGTCACGGAGAAAAACGGCCTTGGCATAATGGACAATTGAGCGAGATGAATGCGAGGAGGATCCTGCGCACCTGCTTGAAATCAGAGTTTCCCATCATGAACTGCAAAGTGTAGACGATCGGGTCGCCTTTCATGGGCGACAGCGCCTCCCAGCTGACCTCGCACGAACCGTCATCCACTCGCTCCACCTTGGGGGCTAAACACGCAACAGATGCTCAGCGAGTTTGGAAAAGTCGCATTCGACACGCTTGGAAGAAGAGTACGGGAGACAAACTCCTACCTTTGAG
This genomic window from Syngnathus typhle isolate RoL2023-S1 ecotype Sweden linkage group LG6, RoL_Styp_1.0, whole genome shotgun sequence contains:
- the LOC133156165 gene encoding growth hormone secretagogue receptor type 1-like — translated: MPWTRPQMELQSPEAADPPGGGSGVYDHHYEGSLFPTSTLIPVTVMCVAILVVGVAGNTMTILIIQHFKDMKTTTNLYLSSMAISDLLIFLCLPFDLYRLWKYVPWLFGEAVCLLYHYIFEGCTSATILHIAALSVERYLAISFPLRTKVLVTKRRVHYIIAALWGFALASSTPTLFLVGVEYDNVTGTRGGQCKHTDAAIHSGRLHIMLWVSTGYFLCPMFCLVFLYGSIGFKLCRSRADVRGPGALARERSHRQTVKILVVVVLAFIICWLPYHIGRNLFAQVDNYDTAILSQNFNMASMVLCYLSASINPVVYNLMSRKYRSAAKRLFLLHWRPDPPLDHHRARQSQLSTADPAESLTGSTGQRLCLSVIER